The following are from one region of the Dreissena polymorpha isolate Duluth1 chromosome 2, UMN_Dpol_1.0, whole genome shotgun sequence genome:
- the LOC127869237 gene encoding uncharacterized protein LOC127869237 has translation MLLKFVRSNNIIRQYFAPTLERGSYTMACGTVRCSLLTTQASLMTALVLCASGTFINKWWIDSAGKELGLFARVRCDGGHCVLATDGQTEVWVTTTQAMALVELVMLAVAMITTFCLFRSDSKFTSTIGIAFISVACITSLIQIFVLSAVYHKISAAVVRATYVPNNMVLYQTLPAGLCALSGIACIPAAIALIYWQSNKTGTRKAIVI, from the exons ATGTTGCTTAAATTTGTACGAAGCAATAATATCATACGACAATATTTTGCACCAACGCTAG aacgaggctcatatacaaTGGCTTGCGGAACCGTCCGATGTTCCTTGCTGACCACACAGGCTTCGCTGATGACCGCTCTGGTACTCTGCGCATCTGGGACGTTCATTAACAAGTGGTGGATCGACAGTGCCGGGAAGGAGCTGGGACTGTTTGCGAGGGTCCGGTGTGACGGCGGTCACTGCGTGCTGGCAACAGACGGTCAGACTGAAG TCTGGGTAACAACGACCCAGGCTATGGCACTAGTGGAGCTGGTGATGTTAGCCGTGGCCATGATTACAACGTTCTGCCTGTTTCGTTCTGACAGCAAGTTCACCTCCACGATTGGCATCGCATTTATCTCCGTTGCAT GCATCACCTCTCTGATACAGATATTCGTCCTCTCCGCAGTCTACCATAAAATCAGTGCTGCGGTTGTCAGGGCAACATATGTTCCTAACAACATGGTCCTGTATCAGACATTGCCAGCCGGACTATGCGCACTGTCTGGTATTGCCTGTATCCCGGCTGCTATAGCGCTAATATACTGGCAGTCAAATAAGACGGGAACACGCAAGGCTATTGTTATTTAA